One region of Oryza glaberrima chromosome 7, OglaRS2, whole genome shotgun sequence genomic DNA includes:
- the LOC127780550 gene encoding 60 kDa jasmonate-induced protein-like: MVKPAAVLLLLYLPLLVTPTRIGLSRNPFVPPPNSVPTIDRTEMDVSTSPYRDLIKKWRDLVLLNTRPEVMVPEDHPVLAPQYDDTVPPARLLLPKLVANGDKTATLALRDSNIYFIGFANKAGQWFSFKDRNDLPPSFRARPLSFGVDYASIAGFRKNLPNYPLGRRQTEWAVKVLSEYDPNRTDEATIKRAVVIILLTFCEALRFFPIRNAVEIGWDSVAYITSTDADRLVCWGQISYMLEYSFMSGHSWDSEEQRCVWIQG; encoded by the coding sequence ATGGTGAAGCCTGCAGCCGTCCTCCTGCTCCTCTACCTTCCCCTTCTCGTCACCCCGACGAGGATCGGCCTCAGCCGCAACCCCTTCGTCCCTCCTCCCAACTCTGTACCTACCATAGACAGGACGGAGATGGACGTGAGCACGTCGCCGTACCGCGACTTGATCAAGAAATGGCGAGACCTCGTGCTCCTCAACACTCGCCCGGAGGTCATGGTGCCGGAAGACCATCCGGTGCTGGCTCCCCAGTACGACGACACCGTCCCGCCGGCACGGTTGCTGTTGCCGAAGCTGGTGGCCAACGGAGACAAGACGGCCACGCTCGCCCTCCGCGACTCCAACATCTACTTCATAGGTTTCGCCAACAAAGCAGGGCAATGGTTCTCTTTCAAGGACAGGAACGACCTGCCGCCTTCCTTTCGGGCCAGGCCTCTCAGCTTTGGAGTGGACTACGCATCGATCGCCGGCTTCCGGAAAAACCTTCCAAACTACCCTCTCGGTAGGCGTCAAACGGAGTGGGCGGTAAAAGTTCTTTCAGAATACGATCCAAATCGCACTGATGAAGCAACCATAAAACGTGCGGTAGTGATCATCCTTCTTACCTTCTGCGAAGCTCTCAGGTTCTTTCCTATAAGAAATGCGGTTGAAATAGGTTGGGACTCCGTTGCCTACATTACCTCAACCGATGCGGATCGTCTCGTATGTTGGGGACAAATCTCATATATGCTTGAATATAGTTTTATGTCCGGTCATTCATGGGACTCGGAGGAACAACGTTGCGTTTGGATCCAAGGCTAG
- the LOC127780490 gene encoding equilibrative nucleotide transporter 3-like, whose protein sequence is MSLEVAGAGAPQAQGKFLGILVCWVLGNGSLFAWNSMLTIEDYYSILFPTYHPTRVLTIAYQPFAFGITCILTYHEAKLNTRKRNLIGFALFLISSFALIMLDVGTKGRGGLGPFIGVCIISALFGTADASVQGGLVGDLSFMCPEFIQSFLAGLAASGVLTSALRLITKAAFENSQNGLRNGAILFFSITCFFELVCLLLYAYVFPKLPIVKYYRSKAAAEGSKTVASDLAAAGINNEQSIQAEEDPKKCDRLSTKELLIQNIDYAFDIFLIYVLTLSIFPGFLSEDTGAHSLGTWYALTLIAMYNVWDLIGRYLPLIKCIKLTSRKGLTGAILSRFLFIPAFYFTAKYGDQGYMIFLTSFLGLTNGFLTVCVLTEAPKGYKGPEQNALGNVLVVCLLGGIFSGVVLDWLWLIGKGW, encoded by the exons ATGAGCCTCGAGGTCGCAGGTGCGGGGGCACCTCAGGCTCAG GGGAAGTTCTTGGGTATACTTGTCTGCTGGGTTTTGGGAAATGGAAGCCTCTTCGCTTGGAATAGTATGCTCACCATTGAAGATTACTATTCAATTCTGTTCCCG ACATACCATCCAACAAGAGTTCTTACAATAGCTTACCAACCTTTTGCCTTCGGAATAACCTGCATCCTGACATACCATGAAGCAAAGCTCAACACAAGGAAGAGGAATCTAATTGGATTTGCACTTTTCTTAATTAGTTCTTTTGCATTAATAATG CTGGATGTTGGCACTAAAGGAAGGGGTGGACTTGGTCCATTTATCGGTGTCTGCATAATCAGTGCCTTATTTGGGACAGCTGATGCCAGTGTTCAAGGCGGTTTGGTTGGCGACCTTTCCTTCATGTGCCCGGAGTTTATTCAG TCTTTCCTTGCTGGCTTGGCTGCATCAGGAGTTCTAACATCAGCCTTGAGATTAATTACAAAAGCAGCATTTGAGAACTCACAAAATGGTCTTCGTAATGGAGCTA TACTGTTCTTTTCGATAACATGCTTCTTCGAGCTAGTGTGCCTACTCCTTTATGCGTATGTCTTTCCCAAGTTACCCATCGTGAAGTACTACCGATCAAAGGCTGCCGCTGAAGGGAGCAAGACTGTTGCAAGTGATCTTGCAGCTGCAGGAATCAACAATGAACAATCTATACAA GCCGAGGAAGATCCCAAAAAATGCGATCGTTTAAGCACCAAAGAGCTGTTGATACAGAACATAGACTACGCATTTGACATTTTCCTGATATATGTCCTGACTCTATCAATCTTCCCTGGATTTTTGTCTGAAGATACTGGAGCACACAGCCTGGGAACATG GTACGCGTTGACGCTCATTGCGATGTACAATGTGTGGGATCTGATTGGGAGGTACCTGCCACTGATCAAGTGCATCAAGCTGACCTCCCGGAAGGGTCTCACGGGGGCGATCCTGTCTCGGTTCTTGTTCATCCCCGCATTCTACTTCACTGCCAAGTACGGCGATCAAGGCTACATGATCTTCCTGACGTCCTTCCTGGGCCTCACCAATGGCTTCCTCACCGTGTGCGTCCTCACCGAGGCGCCCAAAGGATACAAG GGGCCGGAGCAGAACGCGCTGGGCAACGTGCTGGTGGTCTGCCTCCTCGGCGGCATTTTCTCCGGCGTTGTGCTCGACTGGCTGTGGTTGATAGGAAAAGGCTGGTGA
- the LOC127780632 gene encoding equilibrative nucleotide transporter 3-like isoform X2, with protein MAYGKGEQRVATTQGKCWGIFICWLLGNGCLFGFNSMLTIEDYYTSLFPNYHPTRVVTLTYQPFVLGTTAIFTYHEAKVNTRLRNLAGYTLFFLSSFAAIVLDVATSGRGGIAPFVGVCIIAAAFGVADGHVQGGMTGDLSLMCPEFIQSFAGLAASGMITSALRLITKAAFENSRDGLRKGAMLFSSISCFFELLCVLLYAFIFPKLPIVKFYRSKAASEGSLTVAADLAAGGIQNRANSLSEEDPSCVERLSTKQLLLQNTDYALDLFLIYLLTLSIFPGFLAENTGSHSLGSWYALVLIASYNVWDLIGRYIPLIEQVKLRSRKVILIAVVSRFLLIPAFYYTAKYSDQGWMIMLTSFLGLSNGYLTVCILTEAPKGYKGPEQNALGNLLVLSLLGGIFCGAILDWLWLIGKGW; from the exons ATGGCATATGGTAAAGGAGAACAAAGAGTAGCTACGACTCAG GGAAAATGTTGGGGTATTTTCATTTGCTGGCTTCTGGGAAATGGGTGCCTCTTTGGGTTCAACAGCATGCTTACAATCGAAGATTACTACACCTCTCTCTTTCCG AATTACCATCCAACAAGAGTTGTTACTCTCACCTATCAGCCATTCGTCCTCGGCACAACTGCCATATTCACGTATCATGAGGCAAAGGTCAACACTAGGTTGCGCAATTTGGCGGGTTACACACTCTTCTTCTTGAGCTCATTTGCAGCGATCGTT TTGGATGTTGCAACTTCAGGGAGAGGTGGAATCGCGCCCTTTGTTGGTGTGTGCATCATTGCTGCTGCCTTTGGTGTTGCCGATGGTCATGTTCAAGGTGGAATGACAGGTGATCTCTCCCTGATGTGCCCAGAATTTATCCAG TCCTTTGCTGGACTAGCTGCATCAGGAATGATAACCTCTGCATTGAGGCTTATAACAAAGGCGGCTTTTGAGAATTCCAGGGATGGCCTTCGCAAAGGAGCTA TGTTGTTCTCCTCAATATCATGCTTCTTTGAGCTACTATGTGTTCTACTATATGCTTTCATCTTCCCGAAGCTGCCAATCGTGAAGTTTTATCGTTCAAAAGCAGCTTCAGAGGGGTCTCTGACAGTCGCTGCTGATCTTGCTGCTGGTGGCATCCAAAATCGCGCAAATTCACTG TCTGAAGAAGACCCTTCCTGCGTTGAACGTTTGAGTACCAAGCAGTTGCTACTACAGAACACAGACTATGCATTGGATTTGTTCTTGATCTATTTACTGACACTGTCCATCTTTCCGGGTTTTTTAGCTGAAAACACTGGATCACACAGCTTGGGCTCTTG GTATGCACTTGTCTTGATCGCGAGCTATAACGTATGGGATCTGATCGGAAGATACATACCTCTGATTGAACAAGTCAAGCTAAGGTCCCGCAAGGTGATACtgatcgccgtcgtctcgcggtTCTTGCTCATTCCTGCATTCTACTACACTGCAAAGTACAGTGACCAGGGCTGGATGATCATGCTAACGTCGTTTCTCGGTTTGAGCAACGGATATCTCACCGTCTGCATCCTCACCGAAGCACCCAAAGGGTACAAG GGACCAGAACAAAATGCTTTGGGCAACTTGCTTGTGCTTTCCCTGTTGGGAGGCATATTTTGCGGGGCCATTCTTGATTGGCTCTGGTTGATAGGTAAAGGGTGGTga
- the LOC127780632 gene encoding equilibrative nucleotide transporter 3-like isoform X1 → MAYGKGEQRVATTQGKCWGIFICWLLGNGCLFGFNSMLTIEDYYTSLFPNYHPTRVVTLTYQPFVLGTTAIFTYHEAKVNTRLRNLAGYTLFFLSSFAAIVLDVATSGRGGIAPFVGVCIIAAAFGVADGHVQGGMTGDLSLMCPEFIQSFAGLAASGMITSALRLITKAAFENSRDGLRKGASMLQQSYMIIPMQPLSCFLHIYLIDAVLFSSISCFFELLCVLLYAFIFPKLPIVKFYRSKAASEGSLTVAADLAAGGIQNRANSLSEEDPSCVERLSTKQLLLQNTDYALDLFLIYLLTLSIFPGFLAENTGSHSLGSWYALVLIASYNVWDLIGRYIPLIEQVKLRSRKVILIAVVSRFLLIPAFYYTAKYSDQGWMIMLTSFLGLSNGYLTVCILTEAPKGYKGPEQNALGNLLVLSLLGGIFCGAILDWLWLIGKGW, encoded by the exons ATGGCATATGGTAAAGGAGAACAAAGAGTAGCTACGACTCAG GGAAAATGTTGGGGTATTTTCATTTGCTGGCTTCTGGGAAATGGGTGCCTCTTTGGGTTCAACAGCATGCTTACAATCGAAGATTACTACACCTCTCTCTTTCCG AATTACCATCCAACAAGAGTTGTTACTCTCACCTATCAGCCATTCGTCCTCGGCACAACTGCCATATTCACGTATCATGAGGCAAAGGTCAACACTAGGTTGCGCAATTTGGCGGGTTACACACTCTTCTTCTTGAGCTCATTTGCAGCGATCGTT TTGGATGTTGCAACTTCAGGGAGAGGTGGAATCGCGCCCTTTGTTGGTGTGTGCATCATTGCTGCTGCCTTTGGTGTTGCCGATGGTCATGTTCAAGGTGGAATGACAGGTGATCTCTCCCTGATGTGCCCAGAATTTATCCAG TCCTTTGCTGGACTAGCTGCATCAGGAATGATAACCTCTGCATTGAGGCTTATAACAAAGGCGGCTTTTGAGAATTCCAGGGATGGCCTTCGCAAAGGAGCTAGTATGTTGCAACAATCGTATATGATTATCCCTATGCAACCTCTATCTTGTTTCTTACATATCTACTTAATTGACGCAGTGTTGTTCTCCTCAATATCATGCTTCTTTGAGCTACTATGTGTTCTACTATATGCTTTCATCTTCCCGAAGCTGCCAATCGTGAAGTTTTATCGTTCAAAAGCAGCTTCAGAGGGGTCTCTGACAGTCGCTGCTGATCTTGCTGCTGGTGGCATCCAAAATCGCGCAAATTCACTG TCTGAAGAAGACCCTTCCTGCGTTGAACGTTTGAGTACCAAGCAGTTGCTACTACAGAACACAGACTATGCATTGGATTTGTTCTTGATCTATTTACTGACACTGTCCATCTTTCCGGGTTTTTTAGCTGAAAACACTGGATCACACAGCTTGGGCTCTTG GTATGCACTTGTCTTGATCGCGAGCTATAACGTATGGGATCTGATCGGAAGATACATACCTCTGATTGAACAAGTCAAGCTAAGGTCCCGCAAGGTGATACtgatcgccgtcgtctcgcggtTCTTGCTCATTCCTGCATTCTACTACACTGCAAAGTACAGTGACCAGGGCTGGATGATCATGCTAACGTCGTTTCTCGGTTTGAGCAACGGATATCTCACCGTCTGCATCCTCACCGAAGCACCCAAAGGGTACAAG GGACCAGAACAAAATGCTTTGGGCAACTTGCTTGTGCTTTCCCTGTTGGGAGGCATATTTTGCGGGGCCATTCTTGATTGGCTCTGGTTGATAGGTAAAGGGTGGTga